One window of Leguminivora glycinivorella isolate SPB_JAAS2020 chromosome 9, LegGlyc_1.1, whole genome shotgun sequence genomic DNA carries:
- the LOC125229693 gene encoding uncharacterized protein LOC125229693 isoform X1 — protein MAEAAKREALLAELRTKRGSIKGQVSKFRIYLDKISDDEVLSGVKFNELTLRLNKVIELSTRLDELQTSIEVANFENLDTELAERDNNETHINNAIAAAQCILERSQAQKPSPETSVRTCSSNGCHSEHLGFKLPQIKISKFDGSYYKWMEFKDLYESLIHNNDHIKPIHKFHYLSSYLEGDAARVIANLEVSANNYTEAWKILCDRFSNKRQLITNHLNSLFNLEPIQRESDKALRFLNDHVVKNLRALKTLGQPTEHWDTILVHLLTAKLDVNTNAKWEEHRNTLKEWPSLDDFRGFLSNRADILENLYRSRREKQSNHKPEPVANKTSFKHDKNIKTFVISEKQDDHKGRPCIVCHGDHRVYDCPAFKKMSVDERWSQASRLKLCHVCLRPDHETRQCKLNGCRVCKRRHNTYLHTTQTLNTSPPGASTEQTAQPANSARSDVACSSTMLTSDSAAVQNTLTASTLISTSESLLSTALIEVINPVNNKKETVKCLVDSCSQSNYLSHNLRQKLNLDCQPLTASNVTGIGNTPLTYQPVLCAAHIQSKLSDFNAKIDFLVLDQVTSRFPQNYVDISHLNLPASVQLADPTFNVPSQIDMLLGVEMFWTIVTGAAKRLPTSKRTFLIPSKLGWLIAGPVEGASAHLHTGNTRSHLCLSDLSAQMTKFWETEELPSETDSIKNGSEFESHPINQHFVENTYRQSDGRFVVRLPLKDSPDCLGNSFNIAKKRLFSLEKRFSNQPELKSMYVDFINEYRDLGHLSESERCYKANHLPHHPVMKESESTRMRTVFHASCPTSSGYSINDIQLVGPNIQSPLFDILLRFRQYKYVLSGDIEKQYRQIMMNEIDRNLQVILWREDERLPIRSLTLNTVTYGFASSSWLAARCLWQLGAESKDPLVRTIIQNDFYCDDLLTGADSEIELLRIQAGVSQALASGCFNLRKYRSNSNALLKSDYINKDDHLALSQACQTLGLGWQPSQDVLNFSIKNDHSDKIVTKRKILSDTFQVFDPLGLLSLCTVKAKILIQTLWKESKAWDEPVSPEIQHIWSKFIKNLHHIKSLSIPRYVLCEATCTIELHCFSDAAETAYAACIYVKSISESGEQKVHLLCARDRIAPIRRTSIPRLELAGCLLAAQTYAAVVRAWRRPVSRTIFWTDSSCCLAWLKTDRSKLKTFVANRVAAIDSLAPGATWRHVPTKQNPSDLATRGVDPQHVSGTALWWEGPEFLLKPENEWPELSAVEPEVLPEIKVTTMLTTNTDTSSIIDFDRFSKYTELQRTMAYVRRFINNCKPRGPKLTGALSAQELTDAFHTLIKLAQQESFSAELETLRKGHRLSPKSHILTLAPFIDSQGLLRVGGRLDASDCTYDQKHPMLLRAKHTLTKLIFTHEHVRLLHAGPQSLLASVRDEIWPIGGRNLARSTAHNCVTCKRIAGQTLKNIMGNLPAQRIKADFPFTSTAVDMAGPYLITDRRGRGCKITKCYLCLFICLRYKCVHIEAVSDLSKDAFVLALRRFIARRGRPAELFCDNGRNFVAAAKEINDFFKLYESDLSEFAAGQGIKFKFAPAYAPNFNGYAEAGIRSAKFHLKRV, from the coding sequence ATGGCTGAGGCAGCTAAAAGGGAGGCTCTTCTAGCAGAATTGCGTACTAAACGCGGATCGATTAAAGGTCAAGTTTCCAAATTCCGCATTTACTTAGACAAAATTTCAGATGATGAAGTGTTATCAGGTGTTAAATTCAATGAGCTGACCTTAAGATTAAACAAGGTTATAGAGTTATCCACGCGACTTGACGAGCTGCAAACTTCAATCGAAGTTGCTAATTTTGAAAATTTAGACACTGAACTTGCAGAACGGGACAACAATGAAACCCATATCAATAATGCTATAGCTGCAGCTCAGTGTATTCTTGAACGCTCTCAAGCTCAAAAACCCTCTCCAGAGACTTCTGTCAGAACATGCTCATCGAACGGCTGTCATTCTGAGCATCTCGGCTTCAAGCTTCCTCAAATTAAAATCTCTAAATTTGATGGTTCATATTATAAGTGGATGGAATTTAAGGACCTTTATGAATCTTTAATTCACAATAATGATCACATTAAACCTATTCACAAATTCCATTATCTGAGCTCTTATCTTGAAGGGGATGCGGCCAGAGTGATAGCAAACTTAGAAGTCTCCGCTAACAATTATACTGAAGCCTGGAAAATTTTGTGTGACAGGTTCAGTAATAAAAGACAGCTGATTACTAACCATTTAAATTCTCTATTTAATTTAGAACCCATACAGCGAGAATCGGATAAGGCCTTAAGATTCCTTAATGATCATGTAGTTAAAAATCTCCGGGCCCTAAAGACATTAGGTCAACCGACAGAGCATTGGGATACAATTTTAGTTCACCTATTGACGGCTAAGTTAGACGTCAATACTAATGCAAAATGGGAAGAACATAGGAACACTCTCAAAGAGTGGCCATCACTCGATGACTTTAGGGGATTTCTTAGTAATCGTGCAGACATCTTAGAAAATCTGTATCGCTCTAGGAGAGAAAAACAATCTAACCACAAGCCAGAGCCTGTGGCCAATAAAACTTCATTTAAACatgataaaaacataaaaacattcgTGATTTCAGAGAAACAAGATGACCACAAGGGTCGGCCGTGCATCGTGTGCCATGGTGATCACAGAGTGTACGACTGCCCAGCCTTTAAAAAGATGTCAGTCGACGAGCGCTGGTCGCAGGCGTCACGTCTGAAGCTGTGCCATGTCTGCCTCCGACCGGACCATGAGACCCGTCAGTGCAAGCTGAACGGTTGCCGGGTATGTAAGAGACGTcacaatacatacctacataccaCACAAACACTCAACACTTCTCCACCAGGAGCCAGCACGGAACAAACAGCCCAACCTGCAAATAGTGCTAGGTCGGATGTGGCTTGCTCCTCGACTATGCTAACCTCTGACAGTGCAGCGGTGCAAAACACCCTCACTGCTAGCACTTTAATTAGCACTAGTGAGTCATTGCTCTCAACAGCTCTAATTGAAGTGATCAACCCTGTGAACAACAAAAAAGAAACGGTTAAATGTCTTGTAGACAGTTGTTCACAGTCTAATTATCTATCTCATAATTTGagacaaaaactaaatcttgATTGTCAGCCTCTAACTGCCTCAAATGTAACAGGAATAGGAAATACGCCTCTGACCTATCAACCTGTGCTTTGTGCAGCTCATATTCAATCTAAACTCAGTGATTTTAATGCCAAAATTGACTTTCTAGTTTTAGATCAAGTAACTAGTCGCTTTCCACAAAACTATGTAGACATTAGTCACCTTAACTTACCTGCCTCTGTGCAGCTTGCTGACCCAACATTTAACGTTCCATCCCAAATAGATATGCTGTTGGGAGTGGAAATGTTTTGGACTATTGTGACAGGTGCTGCAAAAAGATTGCCAACGAGCAAGCGCACCTTCCTAATCCCATCTAAATTAGGCTGGTTAATAGCGGGACCGGTAGAGGGAGCCTCGGCTCATTTACATACAGGGAACACGCGCAGCCACCTCTGTCTCTCTGATCTGTCGGCCCAAATGACCAAATTTTGGGAAACAGAGGAGCTACCGTCTGAAACGGACTCCATTAAAAATGGGAGTGAGTTCGAGTCTCACCCTATAAACCAACACTTTGTTGAAAACACTTACCGCCAATCTGACGGCAGATTCGTTGTGCGCTTGCCTCTAAAGGACTCGCCGGACTGCTTAGGCAACTCATTTAACATAGCTAAAAAGCGTTTATTCAGTTTAGAGAAACGTTTTAGTAACCAACCTGAACTAAAATCAATGTATGTTGATTTCATAAATGAATATAGAGACTTAGGGCATCTGTCGGAGTCTGAGCGATGTTACAAAGCTAATCACCTCCCGCATCACCCCGTGATGAAGGAGAGTGAATCTACACGCATGCGCACAGTCTTTCACGCTAGCTGTCCCACCTCTTCTGGGTATTCAATAAATGATATTCAGCTTGTAGGCCCTAACATACAAAGCCCACTGTTTGACATATTGCTTAGATTCCGACAGTACAAGTACGTGCTATCTGGTgacatagaaaaacagtacaggCAAATTATGATGAATGAAATAGATAGAAACCTACAAGTTATTCTATGGCGCGAAGATGAGCGCTTACCCATACGCTCACTAACTTTAAATACCGTTACGTACGGCTTTGCTTCATCGAGCTGGCTAGCAGCACGCTGTTTGTGGCAGTTAGGGGCTGAAAGCAAGGATCCTTTAGTTAGGACTATTATACAAAATGACTTTTACTGTGATGACTTATTAACAGGCGCAGACTCTGAAATAGAGCTGCTTCGTATACAAGCAGGTGTCTCACAGGCTTTAGCCTCTGGTTGTTTCAATTTACGTAAATACCGCTCGAATTCTAACGCGCTATTAAAGTCAGATTATATTAATAAAGATGATCACTTAGCATTGAGTCAAGCTTGCCAAACACTTGGACTAGGGTGGCAACCTAGCCAAGATGTACTAAACTTTTCCATTAAAAATGATCATTCTGATAAAATAGTtacaaaaagaaaaatcttATCTGACACGTTCCAAGTCTTTGATCCATTAGGACTCTTAAGTTTATGCACAGTTAAAGCTAAAATATTAATTCAAACCTTATGGAAAGAAAGCAAAGCTTGGGACGAGCCAGTCTCTCCTGAAATACAGCACATCTGGTCaaaattcattaaaaacttACATCACATAAAATCACTTAGCATACCTAGATATGTATTATGTGAGGCAACCTGCACAATAGAGTTACACTGTTTTTCTGACGCGGCGGAGACTGCATATGCAGCCTGCATTTATGTTAAATCTATTTCTGAATCCGGTGAACAGAAAGTACATTTGCTGTGTGCGAGGGACAGAATTGCTCCAATCCGTCGCACATCTATTCCTAGACTTGAATTGGCCGGGTGCTTGTTAGCAGCCCAAACATATGCAGCCGTAGTACGAGCCTGGAGACGTCCTGTCTCTCGCACAATATTCTGGACTGACTCTAGCTGCTGCTTGGCTTGGCTAAAAACAGACAGAtcaaagcttaaaacttttgtggCCAACAGGGTAGCAGCTATAGACAGCCTTGCTCCCGGAGCCACCTGGAGACATGTACCTACAAAACAAAATCCAAGTGATCTTGCAACTCGTGGTGTGGATCCACAACATGTCTCAGGGACAGCTCTGTGGTGGGAAGGCCCCGAGTTTCTATTAAAGCCTGAAAATGAATGGCCAGAATTAAGCGCTGTAGAGCCGGAGGTCTTACCTGAAATTAAAGTAACAACAATGCTCACTACTAACACAGACACCTCATCTATTAtagattttgacagattttcaaAATATACAGAGCTACAACGTACTATGGCCTATGTGCGTCGTTTCATAAATAACTGTAAGCCCCGTGGGCCTAAATTAACTGGTGCACTTTCAGCACAGGAGCTTACAGACGCATTTCACACTTTAATTAAACTTGCACAGCAGGAGTCATTCTCTGCAGAGCTTGAAACGCTTCGCAAAGGTCACAGGTTGAGTCCCAAGTCACACATACTAACCCTGGCCCCGTTCATCGACTCTCAAGGCCTCTTGAGAGTAGGCGGGAGGCTGGATGCTTCAGATTGTACTTACGATCAGAAGCATCCAATGTTGTTACGTGCTAAACACACACTAACTAAACTCATCTTTACACATGAACATGTACGTCTCTTACATGCAGGGCCACAGTCATTGCTAGCCTCAGTACGAGACGAGATATGGCCGATCGGAGGCAGGAATTTGGCACGAAGCACGGCCCACAATTGTGTCACCTGTAAACGTATCGCTGgccaaactttaaaaaatattatgggAAATTTACCAGCGCAGCGAATTAAGGCTGATTTTCCATTCACGTCAACAGCTGTAGACATGGCAGGGCCCTATTTAATAACAGATCGCCGGGGGCGTGGATGCAAAATCACCAAATGTTACTTGTGTCTGTTTATATGCTTAAGATATAAATGTGTTCATATAGAAGCTGTGAGCGACTTATCTAAAGATGCATTTGTGCTAGCTCTCCGCAGGTTTATCGCTAGGCGCGGCAGACCTGCGGAATTGTTTTGCGATAATGGTAGAAACTTTGTAGCTGCAGCTAAAGaaattaatgatttttttaagttatatgAAAGTGACCTCTCTGAATTTGCAGCTGGTCAAGGAATTAAATTCAAATTCGCACCAGCTTACGCGCCAAATTTCAACGGTTACGCCGAAGCCGGCATAAGGAGCGCCAAATTTCACCTTAAAAGAGTTTAG
- the LOC125229693 gene encoding uncharacterized protein LOC125229693 isoform X2: MSVDERWSQASRLKLCHVCLRPDHETRQCKLNGCRVCKRRHNTYLHTTQTLNTSPPGASTEQTAQPANSARSDVACSSTMLTSDSAAVQNTLTASTLISTSESLLSTALIEVINPVNNKKETVKCLVDSCSQSNYLSHNLRQKLNLDCQPLTASNVTGIGNTPLTYQPVLCAAHIQSKLSDFNAKIDFLVLDQVTSRFPQNYVDISHLNLPASVQLADPTFNVPSQIDMLLGVEMFWTIVTGAAKRLPTSKRTFLIPSKLGWLIAGPVEGASAHLHTGNTRSHLCLSDLSAQMTKFWETEELPSETDSIKNGSEFESHPINQHFVENTYRQSDGRFVVRLPLKDSPDCLGNSFNIAKKRLFSLEKRFSNQPELKSMYVDFINEYRDLGHLSESERCYKANHLPHHPVMKESESTRMRTVFHASCPTSSGYSINDIQLVGPNIQSPLFDILLRFRQYKYVLSGDIEKQYRQIMMNEIDRNLQVILWREDERLPIRSLTLNTVTYGFASSSWLAARCLWQLGAESKDPLVRTIIQNDFYCDDLLTGADSEIELLRIQAGVSQALASGCFNLRKYRSNSNALLKSDYINKDDHLALSQACQTLGLGWQPSQDVLNFSIKNDHSDKIVTKRKILSDTFQVFDPLGLLSLCTVKAKILIQTLWKESKAWDEPVSPEIQHIWSKFIKNLHHIKSLSIPRYVLCEATCTIELHCFSDAAETAYAACIYVKSISESGEQKVHLLCARDRIAPIRRTSIPRLELAGCLLAAQTYAAVVRAWRRPVSRTIFWTDSSCCLAWLKTDRSKLKTFVANRVAAIDSLAPGATWRHVPTKQNPSDLATRGVDPQHVSGTALWWEGPEFLLKPENEWPELSAVEPEVLPEIKVTTMLTTNTDTSSIIDFDRFSKYTELQRTMAYVRRFINNCKPRGPKLTGALSAQELTDAFHTLIKLAQQESFSAELETLRKGHRLSPKSHILTLAPFIDSQGLLRVGGRLDASDCTYDQKHPMLLRAKHTLTKLIFTHEHVRLLHAGPQSLLASVRDEIWPIGGRNLARSTAHNCVTCKRIAGQTLKNIMGNLPAQRIKADFPFTSTAVDMAGPYLITDRRGRGCKITKCYLCLFICLRYKCVHIEAVSDLSKDAFVLALRRFIARRGRPAELFCDNGRNFVAAAKEINDFFKLYESDLSEFAAGQGIKFKFAPAYAPNFNGYAEAGIRSAKFHLKRV; encoded by the coding sequence ATGTCAGTCGACGAGCGCTGGTCGCAGGCGTCACGTCTGAAGCTGTGCCATGTCTGCCTCCGACCGGACCATGAGACCCGTCAGTGCAAGCTGAACGGTTGCCGGGTATGTAAGAGACGTcacaatacatacctacataccaCACAAACACTCAACACTTCTCCACCAGGAGCCAGCACGGAACAAACAGCCCAACCTGCAAATAGTGCTAGGTCGGATGTGGCTTGCTCCTCGACTATGCTAACCTCTGACAGTGCAGCGGTGCAAAACACCCTCACTGCTAGCACTTTAATTAGCACTAGTGAGTCATTGCTCTCAACAGCTCTAATTGAAGTGATCAACCCTGTGAACAACAAAAAAGAAACGGTTAAATGTCTTGTAGACAGTTGTTCACAGTCTAATTATCTATCTCATAATTTGagacaaaaactaaatcttgATTGTCAGCCTCTAACTGCCTCAAATGTAACAGGAATAGGAAATACGCCTCTGACCTATCAACCTGTGCTTTGTGCAGCTCATATTCAATCTAAACTCAGTGATTTTAATGCCAAAATTGACTTTCTAGTTTTAGATCAAGTAACTAGTCGCTTTCCACAAAACTATGTAGACATTAGTCACCTTAACTTACCTGCCTCTGTGCAGCTTGCTGACCCAACATTTAACGTTCCATCCCAAATAGATATGCTGTTGGGAGTGGAAATGTTTTGGACTATTGTGACAGGTGCTGCAAAAAGATTGCCAACGAGCAAGCGCACCTTCCTAATCCCATCTAAATTAGGCTGGTTAATAGCGGGACCGGTAGAGGGAGCCTCGGCTCATTTACATACAGGGAACACGCGCAGCCACCTCTGTCTCTCTGATCTGTCGGCCCAAATGACCAAATTTTGGGAAACAGAGGAGCTACCGTCTGAAACGGACTCCATTAAAAATGGGAGTGAGTTCGAGTCTCACCCTATAAACCAACACTTTGTTGAAAACACTTACCGCCAATCTGACGGCAGATTCGTTGTGCGCTTGCCTCTAAAGGACTCGCCGGACTGCTTAGGCAACTCATTTAACATAGCTAAAAAGCGTTTATTCAGTTTAGAGAAACGTTTTAGTAACCAACCTGAACTAAAATCAATGTATGTTGATTTCATAAATGAATATAGAGACTTAGGGCATCTGTCGGAGTCTGAGCGATGTTACAAAGCTAATCACCTCCCGCATCACCCCGTGATGAAGGAGAGTGAATCTACACGCATGCGCACAGTCTTTCACGCTAGCTGTCCCACCTCTTCTGGGTATTCAATAAATGATATTCAGCTTGTAGGCCCTAACATACAAAGCCCACTGTTTGACATATTGCTTAGATTCCGACAGTACAAGTACGTGCTATCTGGTgacatagaaaaacagtacaggCAAATTATGATGAATGAAATAGATAGAAACCTACAAGTTATTCTATGGCGCGAAGATGAGCGCTTACCCATACGCTCACTAACTTTAAATACCGTTACGTACGGCTTTGCTTCATCGAGCTGGCTAGCAGCACGCTGTTTGTGGCAGTTAGGGGCTGAAAGCAAGGATCCTTTAGTTAGGACTATTATACAAAATGACTTTTACTGTGATGACTTATTAACAGGCGCAGACTCTGAAATAGAGCTGCTTCGTATACAAGCAGGTGTCTCACAGGCTTTAGCCTCTGGTTGTTTCAATTTACGTAAATACCGCTCGAATTCTAACGCGCTATTAAAGTCAGATTATATTAATAAAGATGATCACTTAGCATTGAGTCAAGCTTGCCAAACACTTGGACTAGGGTGGCAACCTAGCCAAGATGTACTAAACTTTTCCATTAAAAATGATCATTCTGATAAAATAGTtacaaaaagaaaaatcttATCTGACACGTTCCAAGTCTTTGATCCATTAGGACTCTTAAGTTTATGCACAGTTAAAGCTAAAATATTAATTCAAACCTTATGGAAAGAAAGCAAAGCTTGGGACGAGCCAGTCTCTCCTGAAATACAGCACATCTGGTCaaaattcattaaaaacttACATCACATAAAATCACTTAGCATACCTAGATATGTATTATGTGAGGCAACCTGCACAATAGAGTTACACTGTTTTTCTGACGCGGCGGAGACTGCATATGCAGCCTGCATTTATGTTAAATCTATTTCTGAATCCGGTGAACAGAAAGTACATTTGCTGTGTGCGAGGGACAGAATTGCTCCAATCCGTCGCACATCTATTCCTAGACTTGAATTGGCCGGGTGCTTGTTAGCAGCCCAAACATATGCAGCCGTAGTACGAGCCTGGAGACGTCCTGTCTCTCGCACAATATTCTGGACTGACTCTAGCTGCTGCTTGGCTTGGCTAAAAACAGACAGAtcaaagcttaaaacttttgtggCCAACAGGGTAGCAGCTATAGACAGCCTTGCTCCCGGAGCCACCTGGAGACATGTACCTACAAAACAAAATCCAAGTGATCTTGCAACTCGTGGTGTGGATCCACAACATGTCTCAGGGACAGCTCTGTGGTGGGAAGGCCCCGAGTTTCTATTAAAGCCTGAAAATGAATGGCCAGAATTAAGCGCTGTAGAGCCGGAGGTCTTACCTGAAATTAAAGTAACAACAATGCTCACTACTAACACAGACACCTCATCTATTAtagattttgacagattttcaaAATATACAGAGCTACAACGTACTATGGCCTATGTGCGTCGTTTCATAAATAACTGTAAGCCCCGTGGGCCTAAATTAACTGGTGCACTTTCAGCACAGGAGCTTACAGACGCATTTCACACTTTAATTAAACTTGCACAGCAGGAGTCATTCTCTGCAGAGCTTGAAACGCTTCGCAAAGGTCACAGGTTGAGTCCCAAGTCACACATACTAACCCTGGCCCCGTTCATCGACTCTCAAGGCCTCTTGAGAGTAGGCGGGAGGCTGGATGCTTCAGATTGTACTTACGATCAGAAGCATCCAATGTTGTTACGTGCTAAACACACACTAACTAAACTCATCTTTACACATGAACATGTACGTCTCTTACATGCAGGGCCACAGTCATTGCTAGCCTCAGTACGAGACGAGATATGGCCGATCGGAGGCAGGAATTTGGCACGAAGCACGGCCCACAATTGTGTCACCTGTAAACGTATCGCTGgccaaactttaaaaaatattatgggAAATTTACCAGCGCAGCGAATTAAGGCTGATTTTCCATTCACGTCAACAGCTGTAGACATGGCAGGGCCCTATTTAATAACAGATCGCCGGGGGCGTGGATGCAAAATCACCAAATGTTACTTGTGTCTGTTTATATGCTTAAGATATAAATGTGTTCATATAGAAGCTGTGAGCGACTTATCTAAAGATGCATTTGTGCTAGCTCTCCGCAGGTTTATCGCTAGGCGCGGCAGACCTGCGGAATTGTTTTGCGATAATGGTAGAAACTTTGTAGCTGCAGCTAAAGaaattaatgatttttttaagttatatgAAAGTGACCTCTCTGAATTTGCAGCTGGTCAAGGAATTAAATTCAAATTCGCACCAGCTTACGCGCCAAATTTCAACGGTTACGCCGAAGCCGGCATAAGGAGCGCCAAATTTCACCTTAAAAGAGTTTAG
- the LOC125229696 gene encoding transmembrane protein 127-like: MGCLAWIRGLKITLPFKDKELNKIAAFFNVTTFLLTCAALVQPSWFRIKGLHCTQSLSLSQFFSFDEDDDYDDQINIDQGGDFDPMKRDYPGLPPCTTPETITLMRVLILLCFMVLLCSSIGILINITTLNSKAIKMLRRNAIPSIMCVFWVIAIVGVCYYTTVVLGNANNYDPNTIQVDYEYGFYTITGAGALALLASAANLWGAPLSSDEDIQRRNLMEDWDGYEAHSVGPTPCVPALPPYTPRADGAADDYTASALPVYAPPVLGAQQYFPFDDLSILPPPPPYTP, from the exons ATGGGCTGTTTAGCTTGGATTCGAG gctTAAAAATAACCCTTCCATTCAAAGACAAGGAATTGAATAAAATAGCGGCTTTCTTCAACGTGACCACCTTCCTCCTCACCTGCGCTGCCCTCGTGCAGCCCAGCTGGTTCAGGATAAAGGGGCTGCACTGCACTCAAAGCCTGTCGCTGTCTCAGTTCTTCTCCTTTGATGAAGACGATGACTATGATGATCAGATTAACATAGATCAGGGGGGAGACTTTGATCCGATGAAGAGGGATTACCCTG GTCTACCACCATGTACAACTCCAGAGACCATCACACTCATGAGAGTGCTCATCCTATTATGCTTCATGGTGCTACTATGTTCCTCCATCGGAATCCTCATCAACATTACCACGTTAAACAGCAAAGCCATCAAGATGCTCCGGAGAAACGCCATCCCGAGCATAATGTGTGTGTTCTGGGTGATCGCTATAGTCGGTGTGTGCTATTACACCACTGTGGTGTTGGGAAATGCGAACAACTATGATCCTAATACAATACAGGTGGATTATGAGTATGGCTTCTACACGATAACTGGCGCGG GTGCTCTAGCATTGCTAGCATCGGCCGCCAACTTATGGGGGGCGCCACTCTCCAGCGATGAGGACATTCAGCGGCGAAACCTCATGGAGGATTGGGACGGTTACGAGGCTCACAG CGTGGGCCCCACCCCGTGCGTGCCGGCGCTGCCGCCGTACACGCCGCGCGCCGACGGCGCCGCGGACGACTACACGGCGTCGGCGCTGCCGGTGTACGCGCCGCCCGTGCTCGGCGCGCAGCAGTACTTCCCCTTCGACGACCTCTCCAtactgccgccgccgccgccttaTACCCCCTAA